One Paraburkholderia caballeronis genomic window, ATGGGGATCACCGCGCAGAGCCTGTACGCCGCGTTCGGCTCGAAGTCCGCACTGTATCGCGAAGCGTTGGGCCGCTACCGCGACACGGCCGGCGCGTTTCCGGCGCGCGCGCTGACCGAAGAGACGTCGGCCGTCGCCGGATTCGAACGGCTGCTGAACGAAGCGGCAACCGAATATTCGCGGCCGCGCCGCCCGCGCGGCTGCATGATATCGACCGGCGTGCTCGTGTGCGCGGCCGAGAATCGCGACGAGGCAAAGCACGTCGCGCAGCTTCGCCGCGACACGATCGACCTGTTCCGGCAGCGGCTCGACGCCGCGATCGACGCCGGCGAACTCGCGCCGGACGCGGACAGCGCGGGCCTCGCCCGTTATCTCGGCGCGATCGTTCAGGGGATGGCGGTGCAGGCGCAGGACGGCGCGTCGCGCGACGAACTGCTGGCGATCGCGCAGGTCGCCGTGCTGGCATTGAAGCAGCATAGGCGCGTGAAGGCCCGGCGCGCGTGAGGCGGGACTATCGTAGAGAACCGCGGCGAGACAGCATCACGCGAAGGCGAAGCGACAGCAACAACGCCGCCGCGACGCGCGGCTATCCCGCCCCGCCGCCCCGCTCGCCCGAGGCGGCCGTCGCCAGCCGCGCGCGGCCGGCGGTTCGCTGCCCCTTCTGCGCGTATTCGGCGAACTGCCACATCACGAGCCCGGGCACATAGATCAGCAGATCGCGAATCCGCCGTGCGCCGGCAAGCGCGAGGCTCGTCGCCGGATCGAGCCCGATCAGCCCGCCGATCAGCACGAAGCCGCCCTCCTGCACGCCGAGCCCGGCCGGCACAAGGAACGCGACGCTGCTCAGCAACTGAATCAGC contains:
- a CDS encoding TetR/AcrR family transcriptional regulator, giving the protein MINRDEQVPRRGRPRNFDRDAVLDRAMQTFWKLGYEGASIADLTAAMGITAQSLYAAFGSKSALYREALGRYRDTAGAFPARALTEETSAVAGFERLLNEAATEYSRPRRPRGCMISTGVLVCAAENRDEAKHVAQLRRDTIDLFRQRLDAAIDAGELAPDADSAGLARYLGAIVQGMAVQAQDGASRDELLAIAQVAVLALKQHRRVKARRA